Proteins encoded in a region of the Zea mays cultivar B73 chromosome 4, Zm-B73-REFERENCE-NAM-5.0, whole genome shotgun sequence genome:
- the CNR2 gene encoding cell number regulator 2 produces MYPKAADEGAQPLATGIPFSGGGGYYQAGGAMAAAFAVQAQAPVAAWSTGLCNCFDDCHNCCVTCVCPCITFGQTAEIIDRGSTSCGTSGALYALVMLLTGCQCVYSCFYRAKMRAQYGLQVSPCSDCCVHCCCQCCALCQEYRELKKRGFDMSIGWHANMERQGRAAAAVPPHMHPGMTR; encoded by the exons ATGTATCCCAAGGCGGCAGACGAAGGTGCGCAGCCGCTGGCCACGGGCATCCCcttcagcggcggcggcggctactaCCAGGCGGGCGGCGCGATGGCGGCGGCGTTCGCGGTGCAGGCGCAGGCGCCCGTCGCCGCCTGGTCCACCGGGCTCTGCAACTGCTTCGACGACTGCCACAACT GCTGCGTGACGTGCGTGTGCCCGTGCATCACGTTCGGGCAGACCGCGGAGATCATCGACCGGGGCTCCACGTCCTGCGGCACCAGCGGGGCGCTGTACGCGCTCGTCATGCTGCTCACCGGCTGTCAGTGCGTCTACTCCTGCTTCTACCGCGCCAAGATGCGCGCGCAGTACGGCCTCCAGGTGagcccctgctccgactgctgcgtGCACTGCTGCTGCCAGTGCTGCGCGCTCTGCCAGGAGTACCGCGAGCTCAAGAAGCGAGGCTTCGACATGAGCATAG GATGGCATGCGAACATGGAGAGGCaggggcgcgccgccgccgccgtgccgccGCACATGCATCCTGGGATGACCCGCTGA